Sequence from the Muntiacus reevesi chromosome 9, mMunRee1.1, whole genome shotgun sequence genome:
ATGGATGAAttataaagaagttgtggtacatatatacaatggaatactgctcacctataaaaagaacaaatctgagttagttctagtgaggtggatgaacctagagtttgtgatacagagtgaagcaaattagaaagagaaaagcaaatatcacatattaatgcatatatatggaatctagaaaaatggcattgatgaacctatttacagggaaGAAAAGGAGGCACACATGTAGAAAACGGGCTTGTGGATACACTATGGGAAgaagagagtgggacaaatggaggaAGTAGcaatgacatatatatactaccttatgtaaaacagatacccagggagaagttgctatataacacaaggTGGCGTCCAGCTTGGAGCTCTGTCATGACCTAAAAtggtgggatgggggaagggagggaggttccGTAGACAGGtagtatatgtataattatggctgatttgcattattgcacagcagaaaccaacagaacattgaaaagcaatttttcaccaattaaaacataaatttgaaaaaaaaaatattatactaCCCCATAGGTAATGTAGGAAACTTTTAACCGTGTGCATTCGTTTATCTCATTTTGGCCTGTATGTAATTATTGCTGAGTATATATTTCTACCTTTATTACAAATCTCTCAATGTAGTATAAATTTTTTACCTTAAAAAGCAAATTATCTTTCCTAGGAaatgagaaaagataaaaatattttatgtttactcACATATTCACCCCTTTTAATACAAGTCAtgcttttctgtttaatttcaGTTTCCATCTTGTACTATTTTACGTAGCCTGGAGTGCATATAATATTGGAATAATTGGTTAGAAATCTAACAGGAAGTGGCAGAACATGTCTATTTCAAGGCTCGTCTAATGACATTTGCCAAAAATGGGTCAAATTAGTGAAATCACTGATAAACTATCTTATAGTTTATAAAGTGCCTTCTTAAACATTTGATATTTTgtgtattattatttccattttgtggaTGATTAAACTGAAGTAAAAGGTAGGTGGTATGATCTCAAATCAGTACTCAAATATTCTGATAACAAATAACCTATTCTTTTGCCTATATTGCTGAGTCTCTGTGACTGACACATATCAAGCATCCTTCATCAATATGATTTCCAGCATTCTTCTAACTTGAGTAGTCTTCTAATTGTGTTTTGCCTCACAATTGGTGTCTAGCTCCTATTGGGGTTCCTGGGTACCAAAGAGTTAATGTACTACCTCAAACCCTTTCTATTTAAGTTTCCTGGGAGATTACAGAGAGCTGGCTACCTTTTTATTCCACCCAAGGGGCTGCATCCCAGAGGGAAATAGAAGTAGATGCATCTAGATAAATTGAATATTAAAGTTGAAACTTCTTGCTCTTATCATTCAGGAATATACTGAGCATCAAGTATTGGTATGTGCAAGTAGTTAAAACTCCCTCTGAAAACCTAAAGCTAAGGCTTTGTGAAACACTTCATATCTGAAGAAATGATTATGGGGAGGAAGAAGTAgcttgagagagagagactctgtgtgtgtgtgtgtgtgtgtgtgtgtgtgtgtgtgtgtgcgcgcgcgcgagCAAAGGGAGTATGGATGGGGTTGTGTGGTCTGAAggttaaacataattttattaaatctgaTATTAGCAGGATCCCATTTATTGGATACTATGAAAAGTAATAGCAAGACTTaatgtcaactgaaaaaataaaaaaccttctTTGGCCAGTCTAGGATTTGATGTGAAAAAGAAATGGTTAGgaaatttttgttgaaatatttaaaagtagcTGATACTTACTAATATATTCAGCATGCAAAAATTATATCACACTTTCTAAGGTAACTATGTTAGAGAGATATTATTGTTTACAATGTTTAACAGAAGAGTAAAACACCAGAAGCttacccaagttcacacagctggtAATCTGCAAAGATGAGACATATACCCAGATGCTTTCGTATCAGACTTGAGAGTTTATTTCTTACCTTAAAGAATGGAAATTCTAAGAAATCTAGGCAATGTTTGAACTGATGACCATCCTCCTTGAAATATTCCTTGGGGATATACTATATCCCACTCTCTTAGTTTTTCTTCCTGATGTCTGGATATTCTTGAGCAAGATGCTATCAACAATCTTGGTACTCTTCAGTGTTCAATCTGAGATTTCAATTTTGTATTTTGCACAATTTCCTAAGTGATATCATCTACTCCAATGACCATATATATCAACTACCAGTTCAATATTTCTGAATTGATGACCAATATTTCTGTTGAGCTGTTTTTCCTGAAATTCAGACTCTGTATCCAAAAGCATAGTGTGTAAGAACAAATTTACTACTGAAAATGTACGTGAGTGGACTGAGCATAAATATCCCTTGTTTACCACTACAAAAGAAAGGGAGATGGAATTAAGGAATGATTCTATGTCTTACATTTGCTCCATTCACTTTCACTCTTTGCATGCCTCCCAAGAAACTTTCATATTCTAGAAACTATGTTGATGGCAGATATATGAAGACAAATAAAATCCCATCTATACTTTACAGTATTTAGCATATGATAGGGGTTTGGTTGGGTAGGTATACATGAAAATAGTACATTATAGAAGTGTAGAAGAGACTATAGTAACAACTGCATAGCAGAAATATCACCTGGAAGACCAAAAGCAATACCCCTTagccaaaaaaaagcaaaaaaggaaagggTCATGTGCTTTAGGGAAACGACGACTTTGTCCTCTGGGGGAAGGATCAGAATAAAATTAGCTAAATAGGCACAGTTTGGCAGATTACATACAGAATGGGTTTTACAGCTAGTACAGGTAGCTAGTACAGTAGCTAGTACAGGTAGCTAGTACAGTAGATTTGAAAATCTACTACCATCTCCAAAATGCACTTTCTTTGGACTTGGCAGGAGGCTTGCTGCCATGGTGGGAGATAAATAAGACCTGTCCAACTGCTTAGGGGTTCCAAGTCAGCAGGTGAGGCTCATTTATAAGCTGACAAAACATAACTGCTTAGAAAATACCCAAAAATGTTGATATATAATATGAACCAAGAGCTACTGGCTATGTATTATGTTTTTCTTGGTTAtcctctaaagtgaaagtgaagtcgctcagtcgtgtccaactgtttgtgaccccatggactgtagcctaccaagttcctctgtcgatggggttttccaggcaagaaaactggagtgggttgccatttccttctccaggagatcttcccgacccagggattgaacctgggtctcctgcattgtaggcagacgctttaccatctgagccaccataaaaTATCAATTCACAATCAAccttaaatttagaaaaatgatttcCAATGTCCCCTATATTTTTCATTGGAGACTGATGATTTTTTGTCTGTTGCAatttgaactttaaaataaattctctaATGAGGTTAATGCCTCACATGAACTCTTGACTTCCTTCATATCTCCCTTTACTTTTGTATTTTGCCATTATTATTTTTGcaattgaaattattattttaatacgtTTTATTTACATATGCACGTATTCATTATGCTTACCAAACACAAATGGGATTTATGATGGTTGGCTTAAATATGTGTATTTCTCAGGTAATTTTTATCAATTATCCAACACTGGGATATTTTAAAGCTCAAAAATTTCATAAGCTGCAAGActgtatattttctctttgaaagcaTAAACTGTGAACTCTTTAATGAcattgttcagttgataagttgtgtccgattctttgcagtcaggctcccctgtcattCCCTGTCTCCCAGTTTGTTCCGATTCATGTAAGAGACTTTaacaataaaatcaaaatttagtTTAATTACATAGGTagacttaaaatttttactttacaaAGGTAAATGGAATGATTgggatatttttcattttgagtttctttgatTAATTCATAGAGATAAAGATATAGGATAATAGATCAAGAGAAACAAGATGAATATGATACTAATGTAAGGTTCAACATTTtctcttgaaataataaaataataacttgAAGTGTGGCCCATAGGTACTTGAGCTAGAAACTATCATATTTTGTGTAGGAAAATGAAGGTAATATGGATACGTAATTTCCAAGGGTGTATCCATGTTCCACTTCTCCTAGCTTTTCATTTGAAAACCACTGTATCATCAATATTAATATATTGCAGATGCTTGTTCATGATTTTTTGAGCTGAGAGTGGTGTTTATGATCATGTATAAAATGGAGTAATAAATATCAAGATCAtaaatttaagaattaaattagTTTATAAACTTACTTTCTAGCATTTGATATTCACCATAGTGTAGATATCTACAGGGATCTCTGTGTAGGAGAACTACTGAAGATCATGTAGAAAAGATTCTGAGTATCTGTCAGTAACTCAATCAAAGCAGCTCTGCTTTATGAGTTTCATATTTGACTAGAAATGTTGGAAAACCACCACCTTAGAATAAATTACTGTAAGTAAAATTCCCATGTTAGAGGACATGAACATATTTAAGGCTTTTTGATAAATGTTGgcagtcccttttattaatattatgtcAAATATATCCGTCTGTGTGTAGTGTAAGAAAAACTGCTCGtctccctctgctcctccccactCCTGTCCAGCACTGAGCTTTATCCAAAAGTGTTACTGCTTTTTGTTTGTGATTTCAGATCTAGCTAAGCAGTTCATATTCCCCCTTCTCATGGCTGTTCTCAATAACTCTGAGGTCCAGCTTTTCCTTCTGATTGGAATTCCAGGATTGGAACATGCCCACAAGTGGATCTCCATTCCCATTTGCCTCCTATATCTGGTTGCCATCATGGGCAACAGTACCATTCTCTTTATCATAAAGACAGAGTCCTCACTTCATGAACCCATGTATTATTTCCTTGCCATGTTGGCTGTCTCTGACCTGGGCCTgtccttctcctctctccctacCATGCTGAGAATCTTCTTGTTCAATGCCATGGAAATTTCACCCAATGCCTGCTTTGCTCAAGAATTTTTCATCCATGGATTCACAGTCATGGAGTCCTCAGTACTGCTGGTTATGTCTTTGGATCGCTTTCTTGCCATTTACAGTCCCCTGAGATATAATTCTCTCCTCACTAGCAACAGAGTTGCTAAAATGGGAGTGATTTTAGCCACCAGGAGCCTTCTCttagtgtttccatttcctttcacgCTAAGGAGATTGAAATATTGTCAGAAGAATGTCCTTTCTCACTCATACTGTCTTCATCAGGATACCATGAAGCTGGCCTGCTCTGACAACAAGATCAATGTTATCTATGGTTTCTTTGTTGCTCTCTGTACTATGCTGGACTTggctttcattgttatttcttatacACTGATTCTGAAGACTGTACTCAGCATTGTGTCTATGGCAGAGAGACTTAAGGCCCTTAACACCTGTGTCTCCCACTTCTGTGCTGTACTCATTTTCTATGTGCCCATCATTACCCTGGCTGCCATGCACCGCTTCGCCAAGCACAAAAGCCCTCTTGCTATAATCCTTATTGCAGACATATTCTTGTTGTTGCCACCTCTAATGAACCCCATTGTGTATTGTGTAAAGACTCAACAAATCCGGGAGAAGGTCTTGGGTAAGCTCTCTAACATATGTGGGAGAtaagatgaggatgagatggttggatggcatcaccagttcaatgtacatgaacttaggcaaactctgggagacagtgacatggaggcctggcgtgctgcagtccatggggttgcaaagagtcggaaccAATTTAACgactgaccaacaacaacaagagaCAAGAACTGAAATATTTAGGTAATAAACTGTTGACCGGTATTTATTGGCATCTACAATAGATTCAGGACTTTCCCCGACGGCTCAACaggtaaaagaattcacctgcaatgaaggagacacaggagatgcaagttcaatcgctgagtcaggaagatccactggagaagaaaatggcaacccactccagtattattgcctgaaaaatcccacggacagagaagcctggtaggggAGTGTctatggcgtcacaaagagttggacatggctgaacaactaagcacataCAGTGTATTCAATGCTGCAGCATTTACTATTTAATGGAAGATTGgggggagagtgaaaagctgtGCAGTATGGAATTTATTATAAAGTCAAGAATACATTATGAATAGAGCATTTAATTTGACAAATAGTGATAGAATATTTATAAGTAGTATGAGTGAACCAGATTTTGGTACTTTTAAATGTCTTCAGAGGAGTCTGAACTTCAGAATTGTCACAGGAAGGTGcagttcatttctttccttttcccatcaTTTCTGGGTTACATACGTTGCAAAGTTTAACAGTTATAATATTAGGACTTCATCCTAGGTCCCTCAGAGCATTTTAAACCCTCACAGCCACCTAAATCAAGGAATCTTTTCTGACAGTGACCTTAAAACATTAGTTTTGCCTAGCATTCCTGTCCCCGGTATTCAATATCAAATTATTGCTTTCTAATTTCCCACTGGTTAATGTTTACTCACTTAGCTCTAGCCATACTGGCCCTGGTCTTTTTGCTTTTCCTACAACCTTTcaattttgggatttttttctttgtctttggttttttcCCACCTCAGACCATTGACATTTATTCTGCATTTTTGGAATGCTTTTCCTTTCAATCTTTTCTTATCTCACATAATTTAGAATTTTAttgaaccccctccccccaccccccaatttgGTTTTCTTCAGAGCACTTGGTGCTTTTTGAAATGGTTACTCATTGATTTTTCTATTGTCTGTGTCTCCcagctctgtaacaacctagaggggagggatggggagggaggtgggagggatagtcaagagggaggggacatgggcaTACCTATGGGTGATTCATGATGATGTTtggcggaaaccaacacaatgctgtaaagcaattatcctcccattaaaaaaaaaaaaaaaaaaaaaaaacaacaaaccaagaACAAAGTCTTTCTTTAATCTTTTGCCCACTGTGTTTCTGGAATGCAGACTctgcctagaaaaaaaaaaaaaccacactcaacaaatacttgtgGACTAAGGGAATATTCCTTCACTCAcacagtttgggcttccctggtagctcagctggtaaagaatctgcctgcaatgcaggagaccccagttcaattccctggtcgggaagatccactggagaaggaaatggcaacctactccagtattcttgcctgggaaatcccatggacagaggagcctggtggggaacagaccatggggtcgtgaagagttggacacgactgaatgactaagcatagcacagtttGTCTATATAAATTCTGCTTGTTCTTTATGAATCAGCTAGGACATTCCCCttggaaaatttttccatttttttttggaaggaagtGGTTCTCCTTCACCTCAGGGCTGTTTCAGGAGTTCTTTTCTGACTGATCACACATTCTCCATGGTATGTTTTATTCTGTGTCATTAGGCTTTGTTTTAGGAATGAAAGTAACTGAAATTTATTTGAAGCTAAAAAACATGCTAAGATTTGTTTTGAaactttcatatacatatatatatatacacacacacatatatgtgtgtgtgtatatatatatacatatttcaaatagCCTTGTGGGATAGATATTATTAGatccattttaataaaaaaagttcCTAAGTTCACAGTTAGAATGTAGAACTTCCTCAAAACTGACTCCAAGTTTACTCTACTGATTAGTATATCACAATAACTCTTTAATTCATTATAAGATATAAGAGAACATGACTCCCACGGAAGGACTGAAATTGCCTGTAGATTGCATACATATAGGTGGAGTTGTAATGTATGCTTCAGTATTTGCAGTGCCTTTGTGGTTGTTTTAAAGTTttgtgggggcttcccaagtgaaactagtgataaagaacctgcctgacaatgcagaaaacacaagagCAATGGGTTCAATCCATAAACCACCCATGACACTCAAGGACATATTCTATTTGCTGTCTATAAGTAATCTTGGATCTTTCAAGTGATATTATCCAAGGTTCCCACATAGTTGTCATTGCAGAAACAGTTTTCttatgccaggctgaatgaagtacAGGTTGGCAATGGGACATGACACATCAAATGTTAAATGCCAAATGTGATAGGTAGCCTTGAATGAGACTAACTTCCAATGAGACAGTCTCCACATAAAGGTCCTAGTAGAGAATTCCATCTTTGGCTTTCTGTCACTCCCTTTCTAGACCCTGAACTAAAACTAGGCAGGAATACAACATCCTCAAGCTTCCCTTTAGATGTTCAAAACTCCCCTTGGTAGTGTATTATCTTATCCAGTCCTGCTTTCCTTGCAAATATCTCCAAGTCAAAATTACAAATACTATTCTGACAAGTATTATTCAAaagagccattaaaaaaaatctggagcAATGTAGTGGAGTTGCAGTGCACAAATAGGAGGGTGTAAGGAATTCTCTCCTTTTAGTTCATTGGCTTGTAACGGTAGGGTCAGTGCCTCAACCTCAGTCCAAttaccaccacccacccccacgTTATCTACTCTTCTCTGACTTGCTAGGGAAGAACAATGACAGTAAGGACAACTTCAGATATTTTCCTGACAACAGTGTCCTCTCTCTCACCTCTGTGTCAGGTTAGCATATGCTGTTCTCTCAGGCTGGACCATCACTTTCCAGTTAGACTGTCTAACTTCAATACATCCCTGAAGGCTGCCTTCTATGCCAACTCAAGGAAACCTTTCATGCCACTTCTTTCCCTAGTTGGAGGAAGAtatctttctttttgcttctatATCAACATTTTTCACTTTAACACAGTTAACATATGGAACACAGTTAACATATGGTTAACAAAGAATCCCAAGAGGTAGTGTcttaaaaacatacatacatacatacatacaaacaaacaaacaaacaaacaaaaaccagataTTCATTTAGCTTACAAATCTGCAATGTGGGCTGGGCTTAGAGTATATTGATTGTTTCACCAGGTGCAAATGCGAAAGACAGGAAGGTTGGGTGTCGGAATAATTTGAAGATTCATTGACTCACTAGTAGTTAATAATGATCCAACTAAGTCTGAGGCCTCAGCTCGGTCTACTGGCTAAAACACCTAAATGTAACCTCGCCACATGGTCTGAGTTTCTGCTCAGTATGATGGCCAGGTTTCAAAAGCTAGCACTGAGTGAGAGCTATAGATACATatcaaaagaaagacagaaaaacagggagagagaagaagagtGAGTACCAAAGAGTAACATATCACCTCTTATGACCCAGCCTCAGAAGTCTTATAGCATTGCTACCTCAACAGCCAATCCATTGAGCTGCTGAGTCCAGCCCAGTTACAAGGGGAGAAGCAACATACTCCATCCCCTGATGGAGGACTCAGGCATTTCTGGAAGAGAGTTGGGGATGAGACATGATCCTGTGGCCTTCCTTGGAAAATACAAGCCACCACGTCATATTGCCATGTATTTCCTTGTGACCACAGTGACGGTTCCATGACAGCTGTGACTTCTTATTTGTTCAGTAAATAAATAACAACCTATTCCACTTCATGCACATTAGGTATTATAAAGAATAGAAGAGTAAGAGTACATTTAAAGAAACAGTGCCTCCAAGATTAGACCCAGCTAGGAACAAAAGGTCTGGGTCACACGATCACGGATCTGTTTGGTCTTCACACTGTAGACGATGGGATTCAtcaggggagggaagagaagataCACAAAGCCTAGAATCACCTGGACCAGATGAGGTGCCTGCTTCCCAAAGCGGTGGATGATGGACAGGCCAATCATAGGAGTGTAGAAAAGGAGCACAGCACAGATGTGGGAAACACAGGTGTTCAGAGCTTTGAGCCTCTCAGCCCTGGATGTGATGGACAGCACGGTGCGCAGGATCAGGGcataggagaagaggatgagcaGTGAGTCTATACCCACCGTGGAAACGATGACAAACATGCCGTAGACGCTGTTGGCTCTGATGTCTGCGCAGGCCAACTTCATCACTTCCTGGTGCAGGCAGTAGGAATGTGAGAGGAGTGGGGAGCCACAGTACGGGAATCTTCTGAGCATCAAAGGTAAAGGAACAATGAGTGCTACACTGCGACCCAAGGCAGCCAGGCCGATCCTGCCAATGACTGTGTTGGTGAGGATGGAAGCATAGTGCAAGGGGCGACAAATGGCCACGAAGCGGTCAAAGGCCATAGACAGAAGCACAGAGGACTCCAGGAAGGACAAGCAGTGAATGAAAAAGAGCTGGGCAAAACAGGCGTCATGGCCGATGTCTCGTGCCCCAGCCCAAAAGATGCCTAGCACTGTAGGGAGGGTGCAAAGAGACAGACCCAGGTCAGTCAGAGCCAGCATGGACAGGAAGAGGTACATGGGCTCATGGAGCGAGGGCTCTGTTTTAATGATAAAGATGATAGTGCAGTTGCCCAGGATGGAGACTGTGTATATGAAGCACAGCGGGATGGAGATCCAGATGTGCACGTGCTCCAGGCCAGGAATGCCACTCAGCAGGAAGGTGGAggacatgctgctgctgttcTCCAGGGACCTCAAAGGCATTGTGtgtggagggaaggagaaggtcgGAGTTCGTTCAAATTCCTGAAATGAACTGAGCAAAAGCTAGTGACTGCACCTAAAAAGAGAaaggttagtttaaaaaaattttttaattgatttatttgtgATGGGTCCTTGTTGTGGCACAGGGATCTCAGTTGTGTCTTTCATTGCAGTCCGTGcacagactctagttgtggcacatggacacCAGAGCACATGGGCTGAGTAGTTGtaatgcatgggcttagttgttccgagGCATGTGAGagcctagttcccccaccaggaatcaaatctgcatcttctgcattgcaaggcatattcttagtcactggatcaccagagagtccccatacatgatatttgtttgtttttctctttctgacttacttcatcctGTATGAttgtctctaggtccatccacatctctataaATAACctaattccattcctttttatggctgagtaatattccgttgtatatatgtactacatcttctttatccattcctctgttgatggacatttaggttgcttccacaaatatctatattaatgcatacatgtgaaatctgaagaaaattgatatagatgatcttatttccaaagcagaagtagagacatagacatagaaaacaaacatttgagTACTGAGGGGGAAAGGAGGGATGGGGTGAATAGAGAAActaggattaacatatatacactgttgGTATTATGTATAAATTAGATAACTAAAGAGATCCTGTCTCACATAAAACTACTCAGTGCTTtactaaatgggaagaaaatccaaaaaagaggagatacatgtatatgtatagctgatttgctttgctgtacagtagaaatgaacacaatgtggtaaagcaactatacttcaataaaaataaaaagaaaaaaaaagaaaaaccaaaaaataaataaataaataaaaagagaaaggttaGAAACAAATAGATTTAACTCCTCCAGAGGTCATTTCCTTCTGGTTCCTGATTTCctgtcaacatttttttttttttaagagaaaatctttgaaaattttttgCCTTGCTTCTTCAGGCTAAGAGGTCTGAAACATCTTCACTACAGTGCATATAATTCACTATAGCAGATATCTAAGTTGGTTATACTCAACTTCATTTACCTCTTATGAGTAGATCTTTAAATAAACATTTCCTCACATGCATCTTTCCTGCTGGGGCTATCACTAATGTTTCAACATTTCttccagcttctcttcttttcctttttagttcctttcctattgcattatcttttttcttccttccttccctcccttcttccttccttccttttctcttcccttccttcactctattttccttccttttttctgtttttgtttaattaCATCAGTTGTGTATAATTGGTAAACTTAGAtaccttcttatttctcctttgatCTTCTCACTTTGGAAGCCTAGCT
This genomic interval carries:
- the OR51A7 gene encoding olfactory receptor 51A7, producing the protein MAVLNNSEVQLFLLIGIPGLEHAHKWISIPICLLYLVAIMGNSTILFIIKTESSLHEPMYYFLAMLAVSDLGLSFSSLPTMLRIFLFNAMEISPNACFAQEFFIHGFTVMESSVLLVMSLDRFLAIYSPLRYNSLLTSNRVAKMGVILATRSLLLVFPFPFTLRRLKYCQKNVLSHSYCLHQDTMKLACSDNKINVIYGFFVALCTMLDLAFIVISYTLILKTVLSIVSMAERLKALNTCVSHFCAVLIFYVPIITLAAMHRFAKHKSPLAIILIADIFLLLPPLMNPIVYCVKTQQIREKVLGKLSNICGR
- the OR51G2 gene encoding olfactory receptor 51G2 isoform X1 gives rise to the protein MPLRSLENSSSMSSTFLLSGIPGLEHVHIWISIPLCFIYTVSILGNCTIIFIIKTEPSLHEPMYLFLSMLALTDLGLSLCTLPTVLGIFWAGARDIGHDACFAQLFFIHCLSFLESSVLLSMAFDRFVAICRPLHYASILTNTVIGRIGLAALGRSVALIVPLPLMLRRFPYCGSPLLSHSYCLHQEVMKLACADIRANSVYGMFVIVSTVGIDSLLILFSYALILRTVLSITSRAERLKALNTCVSHICAVLLFYTPMIGLSIIHRFGKQAPHLVQVILGFVYLLFPPLMNPIVYSVKTKQIRDRVTQTFCS
- the OR51G2 gene encoding olfactory receptor 51G2 isoform X2, which codes for MAVCKNSSSMSSTFLLSGIPGLEHVHIWISIPLCFIYTVSILGNCTIIFIIKTEPSLHEPMYLFLSMLALTDLGLSLCTLPTVLGIFWAGARDIGHDACFAQLFFIHCLSFLESSVLLSMAFDRFVAICRPLHYASILTNTVIGRIGLAALGRSVALIVPLPLMLRRFPYCGSPLLSHSYCLHQEVMKLACADIRANSVYGMFVIVSTVGIDSLLILFSYALILRTVLSITSRAERLKALNTCVSHICAVLLFYTPMIGLSIIHRFGKQAPHLVQVILGFVYLLFPPLMNPIVYSVKTKQIRDRVTQTFCS